In Mixophyes fleayi isolate aMixFle1 chromosome 11, aMixFle1.hap1, whole genome shotgun sequence, one DNA window encodes the following:
- the ZNF362 gene encoding zinc finger protein 362 isoform X1 gives MAEPRFNNPYFWPPPPAMPSQLDNLVLINKIKEQLMAEKIRPPHLPPTSIPSQQPLLIPSHSPAETSQSVMSLQKLQQVQGLHPQAVPQPDVALHARPASSSVTAGFSSYFAGLGLSSSRTNISSSESSTGTSSGTPSTPTSNSQTRLIATSPTLISGITSPATLDSIKNIQGHSLLGSTKPERGRKKIKAENPPGPPVLVVPYPILASGDIGKEGKTYRCKVCPLTFFSKSEMQIHSKSHTEAKPHKCPHCSKSFANASYLAQHLRIHLGVKPYHCSYCEKSFRQLSHLQQHTRIHTGDRPYKCPQPGCEKAFTQLSNLQSHQRQHNKDKPYKCPNCYRAYTDSASLQIHLSAHAVKHAKAYCCSMCGRAYTSETYLMKHMSKHTVVEHLVNHHSPQRTESPGIPVRISLI, from the exons ATGGCCGAACCGCGATTTAACAATCCTTATTTTTGGCCTCCACCTCCAGCGATGCCCAGCCAG TTGGACAACCTGGTGTTAATCAATAAGATCAAGGAGCAGCTGATGGCGGAAAAGATCCGACCTCCTCATTTGCCGCCCACTTCCATCCCGTCGCAGCAACCTCTGCTCATCCCCTCCCATTCTCCTGCGGAGACCAGCCAGTCTGTCATGTCCCTGCAGAAGCTACAGCAAGTCCAAGGTCTGCACCCACAAGCTGTACCCCAGCCAGATGTGGCATTACATGCCCGGCCTGCCAGCAGCTCAGTCACTG CCGGGTTCTCTTCTTACTTTGCAGGGCTGGGCCTGTCGTCCTCCCGCACGAACATTAGCAGCTCAGAGTCCAGCACGGGTACCAGCAGCGGTACACCCTCCACGCCCACCTCCAACAGTCAGACTCGGCTCATCGCCACCTCCCCCACCCTCATCTCAGGAATCACCAGCCCCGCCACGCTGGATTCCATAAAGAACATCCAGGGACACAGCCTGCTGGGCTCCACCAAACCTGAGAGGGGGCGCAAGAAAATCAAAGCCGAGAACCCACCCGGACCCCCGGTGCTTGTAGTACCGTACCCCATCCTGGCCTCAGGAGATATTGGAAAAGAGGGCAAAACTTACAG GTGTAAAGTTTGCCCTTTGACCTTCTTTTCCAAGTCAGAGATGCAGATTCACTCCAAGTCCCACACAGAGGCCAAACCTCACAAGTGCCCGCATTGTTCTAAATCGTTTGCCAATGCTTCATATCTAGCACAGCACCTGCGCATCCACCTCGGCGTGAAGCCCTATCACTGCTCGTACTGTGAGAAATCCTTCCGCCAGCTATCTCATCTCCAGCAGCACACCAG GATTCATACTGGAGACCGGCCCTACAAATGTCCGCAGCCCGGGTGTGAAAAGGCTTTCACTCAGCTCTCCAACCTGCAG TCTCACCAGCGACAGCACAACAAAGACAAACCGTACAAGTGTCCCAACTGCTACCGAGCATATACAGACTCTGCCTCCCTTCAGATCCACCTCTCTGCCCACGCAGTCAAGCACGCCAAGGCGTATTGCTGTAGTATGTGCGGGAGAGCGTACACATCC GAGACCTATTTGATGAAGCATATGTCCAAGCATACAGTGGTCGAGCACCTGGTCAACCACCATTCTCCTCAGAGGACCGAGTCTCCTGGCATTCCCGTTAGAATTTCCCTCATATAA
- the ZNF362 gene encoding zinc finger protein 362 isoform X2, producing the protein MAEPRFNNPYFWPPPPAMPSQLDNLVLINKIKEQLMAEKIRPPHLPPTSIPSQQPLLIPSHSPAETSQSVMSLQKLQQVQGLHPQAVPQPDVALHARPASSSVTGLGLSSSRTNISSSESSTGTSSGTPSTPTSNSQTRLIATSPTLISGITSPATLDSIKNIQGHSLLGSTKPERGRKKIKAENPPGPPVLVVPYPILASGDIGKEGKTYRCKVCPLTFFSKSEMQIHSKSHTEAKPHKCPHCSKSFANASYLAQHLRIHLGVKPYHCSYCEKSFRQLSHLQQHTRIHTGDRPYKCPQPGCEKAFTQLSNLQSHQRQHNKDKPYKCPNCYRAYTDSASLQIHLSAHAVKHAKAYCCSMCGRAYTSETYLMKHMSKHTVVEHLVNHHSPQRTESPGIPVRISLI; encoded by the exons ATGGCCGAACCGCGATTTAACAATCCTTATTTTTGGCCTCCACCTCCAGCGATGCCCAGCCAG TTGGACAACCTGGTGTTAATCAATAAGATCAAGGAGCAGCTGATGGCGGAAAAGATCCGACCTCCTCATTTGCCGCCCACTTCCATCCCGTCGCAGCAACCTCTGCTCATCCCCTCCCATTCTCCTGCGGAGACCAGCCAGTCTGTCATGTCCCTGCAGAAGCTACAGCAAGTCCAAGGTCTGCACCCACAAGCTGTACCCCAGCCAGATGTGGCATTACATGCCCGGCCTGCCAGCAGCTCAGTCACTG GGCTGGGCCTGTCGTCCTCCCGCACGAACATTAGCAGCTCAGAGTCCAGCACGGGTACCAGCAGCGGTACACCCTCCACGCCCACCTCCAACAGTCAGACTCGGCTCATCGCCACCTCCCCCACCCTCATCTCAGGAATCACCAGCCCCGCCACGCTGGATTCCATAAAGAACATCCAGGGACACAGCCTGCTGGGCTCCACCAAACCTGAGAGGGGGCGCAAGAAAATCAAAGCCGAGAACCCACCCGGACCCCCGGTGCTTGTAGTACCGTACCCCATCCTGGCCTCAGGAGATATTGGAAAAGAGGGCAAAACTTACAG GTGTAAAGTTTGCCCTTTGACCTTCTTTTCCAAGTCAGAGATGCAGATTCACTCCAAGTCCCACACAGAGGCCAAACCTCACAAGTGCCCGCATTGTTCTAAATCGTTTGCCAATGCTTCATATCTAGCACAGCACCTGCGCATCCACCTCGGCGTGAAGCCCTATCACTGCTCGTACTGTGAGAAATCCTTCCGCCAGCTATCTCATCTCCAGCAGCACACCAG GATTCATACTGGAGACCGGCCCTACAAATGTCCGCAGCCCGGGTGTGAAAAGGCTTTCACTCAGCTCTCCAACCTGCAG TCTCACCAGCGACAGCACAACAAAGACAAACCGTACAAGTGTCCCAACTGCTACCGAGCATATACAGACTCTGCCTCCCTTCAGATCCACCTCTCTGCCCACGCAGTCAAGCACGCCAAGGCGTATTGCTGTAGTATGTGCGGGAGAGCGTACACATCC GAGACCTATTTGATGAAGCATATGTCCAAGCATACAGTGGTCGAGCACCTGGTCAACCACCATTCTCCTCAGAGGACCGAGTCTCCTGGCATTCCCGTTAGAATTTCCCTCATATAA
- the ZNF362 gene encoding zinc finger protein 362 isoform X3 produces the protein MAEPRFNNPYFWPPPPAMPSQLDNLVLINKIKEQLMAEKIRPPHLPPTSIPSQQPLLIPSHSPAETSQSVMSLQKLQQVQAGFSSYFAGLGLSSSRTNISSSESSTGTSSGTPSTPTSNSQTRLIATSPTLISGITSPATLDSIKNIQGHSLLGSTKPERGRKKIKAENPPGPPVLVVPYPILASGDIGKEGKTYRCKVCPLTFFSKSEMQIHSKSHTEAKPHKCPHCSKSFANASYLAQHLRIHLGVKPYHCSYCEKSFRQLSHLQQHTRIHTGDRPYKCPQPGCEKAFTQLSNLQSHQRQHNKDKPYKCPNCYRAYTDSASLQIHLSAHAVKHAKAYCCSMCGRAYTSETYLMKHMSKHTVVEHLVNHHSPQRTESPGIPVRISLI, from the exons ATGGCCGAACCGCGATTTAACAATCCTTATTTTTGGCCTCCACCTCCAGCGATGCCCAGCCAG TTGGACAACCTGGTGTTAATCAATAAGATCAAGGAGCAGCTGATGGCGGAAAAGATCCGACCTCCTCATTTGCCGCCCACTTCCATCCCGTCGCAGCAACCTCTGCTCATCCCCTCCCATTCTCCTGCGGAGACCAGCCAGTCTGTCATGTCCCTGCAGAAGCTACAGCAAGTCCAAG CCGGGTTCTCTTCTTACTTTGCAGGGCTGGGCCTGTCGTCCTCCCGCACGAACATTAGCAGCTCAGAGTCCAGCACGGGTACCAGCAGCGGTACACCCTCCACGCCCACCTCCAACAGTCAGACTCGGCTCATCGCCACCTCCCCCACCCTCATCTCAGGAATCACCAGCCCCGCCACGCTGGATTCCATAAAGAACATCCAGGGACACAGCCTGCTGGGCTCCACCAAACCTGAGAGGGGGCGCAAGAAAATCAAAGCCGAGAACCCACCCGGACCCCCGGTGCTTGTAGTACCGTACCCCATCCTGGCCTCAGGAGATATTGGAAAAGAGGGCAAAACTTACAG GTGTAAAGTTTGCCCTTTGACCTTCTTTTCCAAGTCAGAGATGCAGATTCACTCCAAGTCCCACACAGAGGCCAAACCTCACAAGTGCCCGCATTGTTCTAAATCGTTTGCCAATGCTTCATATCTAGCACAGCACCTGCGCATCCACCTCGGCGTGAAGCCCTATCACTGCTCGTACTGTGAGAAATCCTTCCGCCAGCTATCTCATCTCCAGCAGCACACCAG GATTCATACTGGAGACCGGCCCTACAAATGTCCGCAGCCCGGGTGTGAAAAGGCTTTCACTCAGCTCTCCAACCTGCAG TCTCACCAGCGACAGCACAACAAAGACAAACCGTACAAGTGTCCCAACTGCTACCGAGCATATACAGACTCTGCCTCCCTTCAGATCCACCTCTCTGCCCACGCAGTCAAGCACGCCAAGGCGTATTGCTGTAGTATGTGCGGGAGAGCGTACACATCC GAGACCTATTTGATGAAGCATATGTCCAAGCATACAGTGGTCGAGCACCTGGTCAACCACCATTCTCCTCAGAGGACCGAGTCTCCTGGCATTCCCGTTAGAATTTCCCTCATATAA
- the ZNF362 gene encoding zinc finger protein 362 isoform X4: MAEPRFNNPYFWPPPPAMPSQLDNLVLINKIKEQLMAEKIRPPHLPPTSIPSQQPLLIPSHSPAETSQSVMSLQKLQQVQGLGLSSSRTNISSSESSTGTSSGTPSTPTSNSQTRLIATSPTLISGITSPATLDSIKNIQGHSLLGSTKPERGRKKIKAENPPGPPVLVVPYPILASGDIGKEGKTYRCKVCPLTFFSKSEMQIHSKSHTEAKPHKCPHCSKSFANASYLAQHLRIHLGVKPYHCSYCEKSFRQLSHLQQHTRIHTGDRPYKCPQPGCEKAFTQLSNLQSHQRQHNKDKPYKCPNCYRAYTDSASLQIHLSAHAVKHAKAYCCSMCGRAYTSETYLMKHMSKHTVVEHLVNHHSPQRTESPGIPVRISLI, encoded by the exons ATGGCCGAACCGCGATTTAACAATCCTTATTTTTGGCCTCCACCTCCAGCGATGCCCAGCCAG TTGGACAACCTGGTGTTAATCAATAAGATCAAGGAGCAGCTGATGGCGGAAAAGATCCGACCTCCTCATTTGCCGCCCACTTCCATCCCGTCGCAGCAACCTCTGCTCATCCCCTCCCATTCTCCTGCGGAGACCAGCCAGTCTGTCATGTCCCTGCAGAAGCTACAGCAAGTCCAAG GGCTGGGCCTGTCGTCCTCCCGCACGAACATTAGCAGCTCAGAGTCCAGCACGGGTACCAGCAGCGGTACACCCTCCACGCCCACCTCCAACAGTCAGACTCGGCTCATCGCCACCTCCCCCACCCTCATCTCAGGAATCACCAGCCCCGCCACGCTGGATTCCATAAAGAACATCCAGGGACACAGCCTGCTGGGCTCCACCAAACCTGAGAGGGGGCGCAAGAAAATCAAAGCCGAGAACCCACCCGGACCCCCGGTGCTTGTAGTACCGTACCCCATCCTGGCCTCAGGAGATATTGGAAAAGAGGGCAAAACTTACAG GTGTAAAGTTTGCCCTTTGACCTTCTTTTCCAAGTCAGAGATGCAGATTCACTCCAAGTCCCACACAGAGGCCAAACCTCACAAGTGCCCGCATTGTTCTAAATCGTTTGCCAATGCTTCATATCTAGCACAGCACCTGCGCATCCACCTCGGCGTGAAGCCCTATCACTGCTCGTACTGTGAGAAATCCTTCCGCCAGCTATCTCATCTCCAGCAGCACACCAG GATTCATACTGGAGACCGGCCCTACAAATGTCCGCAGCCCGGGTGTGAAAAGGCTTTCACTCAGCTCTCCAACCTGCAG TCTCACCAGCGACAGCACAACAAAGACAAACCGTACAAGTGTCCCAACTGCTACCGAGCATATACAGACTCTGCCTCCCTTCAGATCCACCTCTCTGCCCACGCAGTCAAGCACGCCAAGGCGTATTGCTGTAGTATGTGCGGGAGAGCGTACACATCC GAGACCTATTTGATGAAGCATATGTCCAAGCATACAGTGGTCGAGCACCTGGTCAACCACCATTCTCCTCAGAGGACCGAGTCTCCTGGCATTCCCGTTAGAATTTCCCTCATATAA